The proteins below come from a single Zea mays cultivar B73 chromosome 8, Zm-B73-REFERENCE-NAM-5.0, whole genome shotgun sequence genomic window:
- the LOC100280283 gene encoding Glycerol-3-phosphate acyltransferase 5-like, giving the protein MQTTTTTSSVVAELEGALLRSADTFPYFMLVAFEASGLPRFALLLALWPLLRLLELAGRRGLALRAAAFVATAGVPRAEVEAVSRAVLPKFMADDVDPAAWAAFGSCEGTRVVVTRMPRVMVDRFAREHLGAHAVVGCDLEYSRLRRSTGLLRGASYEDVATRVRALFAGDGCRPALGIGGSKMARSFLTFCEEQLRQPFPAPNETNAPPFRPVIFHDGRLVCRPTPFMSLVILLWLPLGVLVAFVRIAVGLMVPIWTVPYIAPVFGGAVITHGRAPPPAKLGGGSPSGVLFVCTHRTLMDPVVLAAVLGRRVAAVTYSISRLSEVLSPIPTVRLTRDRDADAARMRAELARGGDVAVCPEGTTCREPFLLRFSKLFAELSDSIVPVAMNYRVGLFHPTTARGWKAMDPIFFFMNPRPVYEVTFLNQLPAESTCAAGKSPVDVANYVQRILAATLGFECTTLTRKDKYTVLAGNDGVVNAKPACWQSRVKDVLGFLLH; this is encoded by the exons AtgcagacgacgacgacgacgtccTCGGTGGTGGCCGAGCTGGAGGGCGCGCTGCTCCGGAGCGCGGACACGTTCCCGTACTTCATGCTCGTGGCGTTCGAGGCGTCCGGGCTGCCGCGCTTCGCGCTGCTGCTGGCGCTGTGGCCGCTGCTGCGGCTGCTGGAGCTGGCGGGCCGGCGCGGCCTGGCGCTGCGCGCCGCCGCGTTCGTGGCCACCGCGGGCGTGCCGCGCGCCGAGGTGGAGGCAGTGTCGCGCGCCGTGCTGCCCAAGTTCATGGCCGACGACGTCGACCCCGCCGCGTGGGCGGCCTTCGGGAGCTGCGAGGGGACGCGCGTCGTCGTCACGCGGATGCCCCGCGTCATGGTCGACCGCTTCGCCAGGGAGCACCTAGGCGCGCACGCGGTCGTCGGCTGCGACCTCGAGTACAGCCGGCTCAGGCGGTCCACGGGTCTGCTAAGAGGCGCGAGCTATGAGGACGTCGCCACCCGTGTGCGCGCGTTGTTCGCCGGCGACGGCTGCCGGCCGGCACTCGGGATCGGCGGGTCAAAGATGGCGCGCTCATTCTTGACATTCTGCGAG GAGCAGCTCAGGCAGCCATTCCCAGCGCCCAACGAGACGAACGCCCCGCCGTTCCGGCCGGTCATCTTCCACGACGGGCGCCTCGTGTGCCGGCCCACGCCATTCATGTCCCtcgtcatccttctctggctgccGCTCGGCGTGCTGGTCGCCTTCGTCCGGATCGCCGTCGGGCTCATGGTCCCCATCTGGACCGTCCCCTACATCGCGCCGGTCTTCGGCGGCGCCGTGATCACCCACGGCCGCGCGCCTCCCCCCGCCAAGCTCGGCGGCGGCTCGCCCTCGGGGGTCCTCTTCGTCTGCACGCACCGCACGCTCATGGACCCCGTGGTGCTGGCCGCCGTGCTCGGCCGGCGCGTGGCGGCCGTGACGTACTCCATCTCCCGCCTCTCGGAGGTCCTCTCCCCGATCCCGACGGTGCGTCTGACGCGCGACCGGGACGCGGACGCGGCGCGCATGCGCGCGGAGCTGGCCCGCGGCGGCGACGTGGCGGTGTGCCCCGAGGGCACCACGTGCCGGGAGCCCTTCCTGCTCCGCTTCTCCAAGCTCTTCGCGGAGCTCAGCGACAGCATCGTGCCCGTGGCGATGAACTACCGCGTGGGGCTGTTCCACCCGACGACGGCGCGCGGGTGGAAGGCCATGGACCCCATCTTCTTCTTCATGAACCCGCGGCCCGTGTACGAGGTGACGTTCCTGAACCAGCTCCCCGCGGAGTCGACGTGCGCGGCGGGGAAGAGCCCCGTGGACGTGGCCAACTACGTGCAGCGGATACTCGCCGCCACGCTCGGGTTCGAGTGCACCACCCTCACCAGGAAGGACAAGTACACGGTGCTCGCGGGAAACGACGGCGTCGTCAACGCCAAGCCGGCCTGCTGGCAGAGCCGCGTGAAGGATGTCCTCGGCTTCCTGCTCCACTAA
- the LOC100280283 gene encoding glycerol-3-phosphate acyltransferase 5-like isoform X1 — MQTTTTTSSVVAELEGALLRSADTFPYFMLVAFEASGLPRFALLLALWPLLRLLELAGRRGLALRAAAFVATAGVPRAEVEAVSRAVLPKFMADDVDPAAWAAFGSCEGTRVVVTRMPRVMVDRFAREHLGAHAVVGCDLEYSRLRRSTGLLRGASYEDVATRVRALFAGDGCRPALGIGGSKMARSFLTFCELRQPFPAPNETNAPPFRPVIFHDGRLVCRPTPFMSLVILLWLPLGVLVAFVRIAVGLMVPIWTVPYIAPVFGGAVITHGRAPPPAKLGGGSPSGVLFVCTHRTLMDPVVLAAVLGRRVAAVTYSISRLSEVLSPIPTVRLTRDRDADAARMRAELARGGDVAVCPEGTTCREPFLLRFSKLFAELSDSIVPVAMNYRVGLFHPTTARGWKAMDPIFFFMNPRPVYEVTFLNQLPAESTCAAGKSPVDVANYVQRILAATLGFECTTLTRKDKYTVLAGNDGVVNAKPACWQSRVKDVLGFLLH, encoded by the exons AtgcagacgacgacgacgacgtccTCGGTGGTGGCCGAGCTGGAGGGCGCGCTGCTCCGGAGCGCGGACACGTTCCCGTACTTCATGCTCGTGGCGTTCGAGGCGTCCGGGCTGCCGCGCTTCGCGCTGCTGCTGGCGCTGTGGCCGCTGCTGCGGCTGCTGGAGCTGGCGGGCCGGCGCGGCCTGGCGCTGCGCGCCGCCGCGTTCGTGGCCACCGCGGGCGTGCCGCGCGCCGAGGTGGAGGCAGTGTCGCGCGCCGTGCTGCCCAAGTTCATGGCCGACGACGTCGACCCCGCCGCGTGGGCGGCCTTCGGGAGCTGCGAGGGGACGCGCGTCGTCGTCACGCGGATGCCCCGCGTCATGGTCGACCGCTTCGCCAGGGAGCACCTAGGCGCGCACGCGGTCGTCGGCTGCGACCTCGAGTACAGCCGGCTCAGGCGGTCCACGGGTCTGCTAAGAGGCGCGAGCTATGAGGACGTCGCCACCCGTGTGCGCGCGTTGTTCGCCGGCGACGGCTGCCGGCCGGCACTCGGGATCGGCGGGTCAAAGATGGCGCGCTCATTCTTGACATTCTGCGAG CTCAGGCAGCCATTCCCAGCGCCCAACGAGACGAACGCCCCGCCGTTCCGGCCGGTCATCTTCCACGACGGGCGCCTCGTGTGCCGGCCCACGCCATTCATGTCCCtcgtcatccttctctggctgccGCTCGGCGTGCTGGTCGCCTTCGTCCGGATCGCCGTCGGGCTCATGGTCCCCATCTGGACCGTCCCCTACATCGCGCCGGTCTTCGGCGGCGCCGTGATCACCCACGGCCGCGCGCCTCCCCCCGCCAAGCTCGGCGGCGGCTCGCCCTCGGGGGTCCTCTTCGTCTGCACGCACCGCACGCTCATGGACCCCGTGGTGCTGGCCGCCGTGCTCGGCCGGCGCGTGGCGGCCGTGACGTACTCCATCTCCCGCCTCTCGGAGGTCCTCTCCCCGATCCCGACGGTGCGTCTGACGCGCGACCGGGACGCGGACGCGGCGCGCATGCGCGCGGAGCTGGCCCGCGGCGGCGACGTGGCGGTGTGCCCCGAGGGCACCACGTGCCGGGAGCCCTTCCTGCTCCGCTTCTCCAAGCTCTTCGCGGAGCTCAGCGACAGCATCGTGCCCGTGGCGATGAACTACCGCGTGGGGCTGTTCCACCCGACGACGGCGCGCGGGTGGAAGGCCATGGACCCCATCTTCTTCTTCATGAACCCGCGGCCCGTGTACGAGGTGACGTTCCTGAACCAGCTCCCCGCGGAGTCGACGTGCGCGGCGGGGAAGAGCCCCGTGGACGTGGCCAACTACGTGCAGCGGATACTCGCCGCCACGCTCGGGTTCGAGTGCACCACCCTCACCAGGAAGGACAAGTACACGGTGCTCGCGGGAAACGACGGCGTCGTCAACGCCAAGCCGGCCTGCTGGCAGAGCCGCGTGAAGGATGTCCTCGGCTTCCTGCTCCACTAA